A window of Planctomycetia bacterium genomic DNA:
CCAGGGTAGCAGAACAGATTCCTGCCTTGAAAGAATTACTCGACATGCGACAGCGCCTCGATGAGGTGCTCAGCAAAATTGGCGTAAATGCCAAACTGGAAGGCCTGCTGCAGGAGGTATTGCAGAATACCGCCAAGGTGGAAGAACTCGCAAAGCAAATGGGAATTGCAGCGGATGCCCCTGCAGCACCCACGGAGGAAAAATAAGCCATGGCTAAGTCGCAAAGTGCAGCAGCAGGTGGAGCAGAGGCAGTACAGGAAGAGAAAAGCCTGCTCGATACCATTCTCGACAATACCAAACCTGCATCAAAAACCGAACGTGAGCGCAATCAGGGCTTCATCGGCGAGCTGGTGAAACAGGCATTGAACGCCAAGCCTGGCTCGGTGGTCTCAGGAGACCTGGAACGCACGATAAAGCTCTGGCAAGCTGAGATCGATCGTAAACTCTCAGCCCAGTTGAACGAAGTCATGCATCATCCTGACTTTCAGAAGGTCGAAGGAACCTGGCGCGGCCTTGATTATCTTGTCAAGCAATCTGAAACGGGTGATACGCTCAAGATTCGTGTATTGAATGTTTCCAAGAAGACACTGGCCAAAGATCTCGAAAATGCTGTCGAGTTTGACCAAAGTGCATTCTTCAAGAAAATTTATGAATCGGAATACGGTGTTCTGGGTGGACATCCATATGGACTGATTGTCGGAGACTATGAATTCGGCAAACATCCCGAAGATGTAGAAATGCTGAAGAAGATTTCGGGAGTGGCTGCATCCGCACATGCTCCCTTTGTCTCGGCGGCCTCTGCCAGTATGTTCGGGCTGGATGATTACACCGAATTAAATCAGCCTCGCGATCTGGCTAAAATCTTTTCCAGTGTGGATTATGCATCTTGGAAGAGTTTTCGCGAATCAGAAGATTCCCGGTATGTTGCACTTGCTTTGCCCCGAGTACTGTCGCGACTGCCCTATGGAGCCGAGACCAAACCTATCGAGGAGTTCAACTTCGAAGAAGTGGTTGACAAGGATCACAACAAGTACTTATGGATGAACGCAGCCTGGGCTTATGCTGTAAGGGCAACTACTGCGTTTTCTAATGATGGCTGGTTCATGCGTACTCGCGGCGTGGAAGGTGGTGGCAAAGTCGAAGGTTTGCCAGTACACACCTTCTCCGAAGATGGTGGCAGAACCATGAAATGTCCCACCGAAGTGCTTATCCCTGATCGCCGGGAAAACGAATTGTCTGAACTGGGTTTTCTGCCCTTACTGCATTGCAAAAACACTGATTTTGCAGCCTTCCTGGGAGCACAGAGTTGCCAGAAACCCAAGACGTATTTTGATACTGGTGCCAATGCCAACGCCGAGATGTCCACCAAGTTTAATTACCTGATGTGCGTCTCCCGATTTGCCCATTACCTGAAGGTGATGGCACGTGATAAAGTTGGTGCCATGATGGAGTCCCACGATGTTCAAAACTGGTTACAGGGTTGGATCAATAACTTTATTGATCCAAATCCCGAGATTTCCGGTCAGGAAATGAAGGCCAAACATCCATTACGGGAAGCTCGCATAGCCGTAACGGAAGTAAAGGGCAAGCCGGGTTGGTATCAAGCTACCGCACACTTGCGGCCCCACTATCAACTGGAAGGCATCGATGCTTCGATGCGCTTGGTGGCGGAACTGCCGCAAGCCAAGAAGTAACATCTTTTTGCATGAAAAGTGTTTGGGTTCGACGGACCAGATGCTTTTCATTCTGCTCAATCATCATCCGTCGTTACAGGGAGCATAACCATGGCAGCTGACTATTTCTTGAAAATCGATGGTGCACCAGCTGATTCGCAGACTGAAGGTCATAAAGGGGAGATTCAAGTGGAATCATGGAGTTGGGGCGCATCGAATCCAACTTCAGGTTTTACTGAAGGTGAAGGACTGGGTGCTGGAAAGGTACAGATGCAGGATTTTCATTTCACCATGAAAAACAGCAAGGCCTCGCCGGTCCTTATGCAACATTGTGCAACAGGAAAACATATTCCTACAGCCATTTTGACTTGCCGTAAAGCAGGTGGAAAGCAAGAAACCTATTTGAAAATTACTTTCAACAATCTGTTGATCAGTAGTTATCAAACTGGTGGAAGTGCTGGTGGTGAAGTACCTTTTGATTCCATTTCGTTCAATTATACCGAAATGCTGATGGAGACATTTGGACAAAAGGCTGATGGTACTGTCGGACCAACAGGGAAAGCCGGTTACAATTTAAAGACGCAAACCAAGAAGTAACCGTGATTCTCTTGAGTCATCGTAAGGCTTCCGCAGGCTTGCGGAAGCCTTTATCGTTCCATTACCGTTGGACGGTCTGAAATTTTCACAGGGTACCCGTGTCGTACGAACCAAATACCAACGTGTTCAAACCCTCTTTACTCGATCGTCTGCTCGATGCAAACGAAGTGCGTTATGGCCAAACACTCCTGCAACTGGAAGAATCCATACTGAGCGATCTGCAGGATCTGCTCAATACTCGAAGCCCTCCACGAGATCAATTTGCCAATTTGCCTGATGCTGCTAAAACGGTGGCCAACTATGGCCTGATGGATTTTTCCCATTTGGAAATTCAGTCGCGTGATGACAGAATGCAGATTCTGGATCATATCAAAACACTCATCGAAACCTACGAACCTCGATTGCACGATGTGGAAGTTGTTGAACGTAAGCAGGATGATGTAGAAAAAATGGCCAAAGGCGATTTTCGCAAAGGTGCTTTATTTTTTCAAATCAAGGCCAGGCTGGCTGGCAACCCAGGACCTGAAGTGTCATTTGAAACCATCCTTGAACTGTCAAAGGGGTCACACACCGTCAAGAAGGAATTGTCATGAGCGTGAAGAAAGATATTACCTGGGTCCACTATGACCAGGAACTGAGACGTTTCTGGAAACATGCCCAGGAGTTTTCATCGCGCTACAAGCTGGAAGCAACCGCACTCGGACTGGGAGTTGATCGTTCGACTGATCCACATGTTGAGCGGATGATCGAAGCTTTTGCTCTGCTTACCGCCAGAGTTCGCACCAAACTCGATGATGATTTTCCTGAACTCATTGATGGGATGTTGGGGGTCCTCTATCCTCATCTGCTGTCCCCCATTCCCTCGATGAGCATCGTGCAGTTCGATCCGATTCCGGGTGTGTCAGGTCTGGAAAAAGGGTTGACGATACCTGCGAATTCCATGCTGGCTACCAGGGATGTGCCAGGGCTTCCCTGTGCGTGTCAATACCGAACCTCCTATCCGGTAACTCTCTGGCCTGTCAAGTTGTTGGAAGCCAGACTGCAATCGCCACCCTATCCTTCAACCTGGAAACTGGCCCAGCACACTGCAACTCAGGAATCGTTGCGACCCAAGTCAGTATTGCGGTTAGCCTTTCAAACAACCGGAACAGCTGTCTTTGACAGCCTTTCGCTCGAGCAGTTACGCTTGTACCTGTGGGGTGACAACGTATTAACTGCTTTGCTCCATGAACTGCTGCTCAATCATGTGATGGCGGTTTCATTCCGTGATGAGACCTTGCCCCAGTCGCGACCGGTCGCATTCTCTGCAGAGGAATCAATTAAACCGGTGGGATTCAGCTTGGAGGAAGGCATTCTCCCCTATCCGGCACAGTCCTTTCAGGGATATCGCCTGCTCACTGAATTTTTTGTCTATCGGGAAAAGTTTCTGTTTCTTGACTTCGGTGGATGGACGCGTGCCAAAGAACAGAAAGCTATTCAGGGGAACAAGATCGAGTTGCTGATCTATCTTGATCGATCCCTGCCAACTGCCTTAGAACGTGAAGTAACTTCGTTAAATTTCCGACTTGGTGCAACTCCAGTCATTAACCTGTTTGAGAAAAAGACCGAAGCGATACCGCTTACGTTTGAGAAATATGACTATCCCGTCATACCGGATGTACATTATCCTTCTGCTCATGAAGTGATATCCATAACGGACGTTCGGCATGTCGATCCTATTCAAGGGAACGAAACGAATTACGCACCGTTTTATTCTTACCGGCATAACGACCGGGAGCGACATCGTGCGTATTGGCAGGCGCGTCGCCGATCCACGCGGGATGAACCTTCAACTTATTCGGGCACCGAAGTCGATCTGCATTTCGTCAACCTTGATTTCGATCCGCAGATTCCCTCTGATCCCACCGTGGTGGTAACCACGTTATGCTGCAATCGTGATCTTCCTTCGGTACTCAGGGAAGCTGGTGAAGCCCTGGCTTTTGAGCCGATGACTGCTTTACCAGTCTCGATCACCTGCCTGAGGCCGGTGACGCCCACACTTCGACCCTTGCCTGGACGGGGATCATACTGGCGGTTGATTTCGCATCTGAATCTCAATCATTTATCCCTGTCGGATTCACAGTTGGGCAAGCAGGTGTTTCTGGAATATCTGACTCTCTACGATTTTGCTGACCCGGAAACCAACAGCCAGATTGCCAAGATTAATCAACAGGTGATTGAAAGTGTTCTTGATCTCCGAACGCGGCGTAGCGTCGAATTGATCCGTGCAGACGGCATGGTCGGATTTGCACGAGGCATGGAGATCACTATCGAACTCGACGAAGAAAGACTGGTTGGCCTGGGTTCTTACCTGTTTGCCAGCATCCTGGATCAGTTCTTCGCCCTGTATGCTTCCATTAACTCTTTTACACGACTGATCCATGGCACCAGACAAAGTGGCGCGGTAGTCAAACGCTGGCCGATCCGCAGCGGAACACGTGAACTCCTTTAATGAACACTAGTATGACTCTGGAACAGAAACTTTTTGAACAGCCAACTTCGTTTGATTTTTTCCAAACGGTTTTCATCCTCGAAGTATTGCATCGGGGCCAGCACAGTTCACGTATTGAAATCGAAGAGCAGTTCCGGCTGAAAACGTTTCCCTCTCTGGTATTTCCATCCAGTTCGGTGAAATTTCTGCGGAAGAAACTGCACCTGGTCAATAAGCCTCACATCTATGTCAATTTTCTAGGGCTGATCGGGCCTCAGGGTGCATTGCCCTTGCACTATACCCTGAAAGTGCTTGCTGCCAGCAAACTGGTAAAGGAAGATGGTCTGTCTACATCGCCACTGCAGGAGTGGCTGGATCTCTTCAATCATCGATTCCTGACACTTTTTTATCGAGCATGGGAGAAGTACCGTTTTCCCGTCGCCTACTTCCATTCCAACCGCCTTGGCATTCATCAGGAAAAAACGGCTGGAAAGATTCTAAGCCAGACAGACGACTTCACGCAGGCGCTGTTTTCACTCATTGGTCTGGGTGTCCCCGGTTTGCGCAACAGATTGCGCGTGGAATCTGTTGACAATACTTCCTCTTCCACCCAGTTATTGGCGATCGTTCCCGATGAAGCACTTTTGCATTACGCTGGTAACCTCGCTCATCGTCCTCGTCATGCCAGCGGTCTCCAGGCTCTCCTCAGCGATTACTTTAACCTGCGGGTCAAGGTTCAGGTGTTGAAAGGACAATGGCTGCAACTCGATGCATCAAGCCAGTCACAAATGAGCGAAGATGGGCATTGTTCACTGGGAGAAGATGTGATTGCCGGTGAACGTATCTGGGATTTCAACAGCATGTTTCGGATTTCACTGGGGCCTTTATCCTATGATAGGTTCGTAGAACTCTTGCCGGACGAGAGCCATGTCAAAGTACGAAAAACTTTTTATCTTCTTTGTCAGATGACGCGATTCTACGTCGGACCGGAATTTGATTTTGAAGTGCAGTTGCGACTAAAAGGAGATGAAGTGCCTGCCTGTGAGTTGAGTAATCCCGGTGGCAGTACACTGGGAGCCAGGCTTGGTTGGAACACCTGGCTACCATCGACGGAAATGCCTGAAGTGGTGGAAGATGCCGTGTTCCAGGCGGATGATCGTACCTTGCTCGCTGCGTCTATTGTGAATTAATACTGAATTTCCAGACCCGCACTGATCCCCTGAGCAACAAAATCATTGCGTACGCGAGGCAAGTTAGGTGCGTTAGGCCCGGCCAGTGTGCCAAACGCAGGATTGCTAGGCACATAACGGGGATTGATAGTCTGGTCGATTTGAGCCCCAGGACGAATCACATCATTGATATATAGCCATTCGTAGCCGAGATAAACGCGAGCATGGCTGGTAACCTGAACACCAAACTGCACGCCTAGCTCAGGCATGACGATGAACTGGTTGTAGCTCTGTTCACCCAGGTTCCCGACAAATGTCGTGTTGCCATCTACTGGAGGTGATTGTCCTCCCACTGCCAGAAGACCACCGGTAGCGTTGAGAGTAGTGCCATTACCATCAATTATTCCAGATGTAGATCCCTGGATATTCAAACGCTGCTGATTAACTCCCAGCGTCACTTTACCTGCAGCATTAACAAAAAATGCACCCAAGCGGGCTTCGGCGCGAGTACCCAACTGCAAACCATTAATCTGGTTGCGTGTCTCGAAGGAATCCCTGATCAACAGTGAATTGACTGGCACGAATACGAATTCATCCGGGATATCAGGATTCGTATTAGGTTGAGCGATCCCCAGAGGGTTTGGGGTTTGTCCACCATTGAACGCGCTGTTTTGTGTCAGATAGAGCTTCTCACTGATTTTGAAGTAGCGATAACCAATCGTTCCATCAATCGTCAGAGTTTCGCTGTTCCAGAAGTTATTGCGAACATGGACATCAAAACCACCAAACCGAGCACTATTTTCAATGAGCAGACTGCCACTGACGCCGGAAGCAGGATCACTGACAATATTACCTACTTGCTGGAATGCCTGAGCATCAAAGATCGGGCGGGTAATCAGGGCCGGCCCAGTAGTCTGTGAATCGAATATGGTAGTGAATGTCCGCTTATTGAAGCCGGTAAACCCGAAGCCCAGCCCCCAGGTGTGCTGCTGATTCAGCCAGATGCCTGCATCTATTCGAAGCCCATTGAAGTCGCCAAAATCAAGCGATTGATCGCCAAAAAGTATACGAGTATCAGGATCACCCAGTGCACCGGCAAAATCGCCTGCACCGGTTGTGGCTAACGGCGTGGCAAAAGGTGCGTCGCTCATCCACCAGCGTGCATAGCCTGCACTCAACCAGACCTGTTGCCAAGGACCACGTTTCTCACAAATCGGTTCGCAGGGATTCCAATCCGTAGGATGCACGCTGGCTGCCGATGGGGTGGTACTGGGAACGGGTGTTGTGGGAATGACTTCCTGTTGCGCATAGGTCGCAGAAGTCAAGCCCAGGCAAGATAACGTCGCAAACACGGATTTTCGCAACATGACAAAGTCCTCGTCATCTAACCTGGAATCAAACACACATTCCGCTCAATCATAACGACAAGTAGATACCTTCGTTATCGGAGACTTTGCCTAACTTACTTGATTGAAACAAACCAATTGAACTCCCCGAAATGCCATGCTTCGATTAATTACGTTGTAAACCCTGATGTTTATAGCTGTTACAACGATTATGCATGACATGAAAAACGGATAATATGGGCTATGCTAAGAAAACGGGAAGACTATTCGGGTTACAAAAAGAAATCATGCTTGCGACTGAAGTCCAAGTTGCTCTAATGGAATGTACGTTTGGTTGGTAGTGGTTTGCCCAGGCCACCTTTACTCCTGGTTGTCGCTCGTTTACCTTTCATGGTGGTAATATGACTCTGTCTCGAAGAACACGCTGGTTTCAGTCTCGTTTTTTTGAGAATAGCAATACACGAAAACGAACGGTGAAGTGCTATCGTCCGGTCATGGATGTTCTGGAAGATCGACTCGTTCCTGATGCTGCTCTCAGTATTCTTGGTGGTGTCGTAACTTACACCGGCGATACGGGAGCCAACGACTTCTCATTCACTCGCCTGGCTGACGAATACGTTATTTCAAACAACAATCATACGATTGTCACCGGTGTACCGGGAGTAACTTACAGCAACGGGAATCGCACCGCCACTTTCTCCGCCATTGGAATCTCTCAACTCAATTTCAGCTTTGATTCAGGCAGCGCCAACGATGTCTTTCTGGGTGGCTTTGATGCTCCTATCGCTGCACTGAACATCAATGGTGGCAGCAATCCTAACTCCGATGTAACACTTACTGGTACCGGGTTGACCTCAACCGGCACTGTCACGCTGATTGGATTCGACGATATGACTATCGGCCAGTCGTTGACTGCAGCCGGAAATATCACCCTGGGCGCGGATGCCATGATCATCTCTCAGCCCATCTCTGCCGGCGCTAATCGTGTCACAGTACATACACGAACCAATGATCATGACATTAATCTAGGTGCTGCTGACAATGCCACTCGTCTGGGTCTGAATGCCACTGAACTCGATTTCATTACTGCAGGAGTTCTCCAGATCGGAAATGCCAATGCTGGTGTGATAACTGTCTCGGCAGCACTTACCCCCGCTAATGTTTCAACAGTCACGCTCATCACCGGTGCCGCCATTGTTGATTCTGGTTCTCTGACTGTCACCAATTTGCGATTTAGCGCAACAGGAAATGTTGCCCTGGATGGTGGTTTCAGCACGGTTGCGGGTTCAACCAGTGGATCGGTTAGCATTACAAATAACGCGAATCTCACTGTA
This region includes:
- the tssC gene encoding type VI secretion system contractile sheath large subunit, producing the protein MAKSQSAAAGGAEAVQEEKSLLDTILDNTKPASKTERERNQGFIGELVKQALNAKPGSVVSGDLERTIKLWQAEIDRKLSAQLNEVMHHPDFQKVEGTWRGLDYLVKQSETGDTLKIRVLNVSKKTLAKDLENAVEFDQSAFFKKIYESEYGVLGGHPYGLIVGDYEFGKHPEDVEMLKKISGVAASAHAPFVSAASASMFGLDDYTELNQPRDLAKIFSSVDYASWKSFRESEDSRYVALALPRVLSRLPYGAETKPIEEFNFEEVVDKDHNKYLWMNAAWAYAVRATTAFSNDGWFMRTRGVEGGGKVEGLPVHTFSEDGGRTMKCPTEVLIPDRRENELSELGFLPLLHCKNTDFAAFLGAQSCQKPKTYFDTGANANAEMSTKFNYLMCVSRFAHYLKVMARDKVGAMMESHDVQNWLQGWINNFIDPNPEISGQEMKAKHPLREARIAVTEVKGKPGWYQATAHLRPHYQLEGIDASMRLVAELPQAKK
- a CDS encoding type VI secretion system tube protein Hcp gives rise to the protein MAADYFLKIDGAPADSQTEGHKGEIQVESWSWGASNPTSGFTEGEGLGAGKVQMQDFHFTMKNSKASPVLMQHCATGKHIPTAILTCRKAGGKQETYLKITFNNLLISSYQTGGSAGGEVPFDSISFNYTEMLMETFGQKADGTVGPTGKAGYNLKTQTKK
- the tssE gene encoding type VI secretion system baseplate subunit TssE; this encodes MSYEPNTNVFKPSLLDRLLDANEVRYGQTLLQLEESILSDLQDLLNTRSPPRDQFANLPDAAKTVANYGLMDFSHLEIQSRDDRMQILDHIKTLIETYEPRLHDVEVVERKQDDVEKMAKGDFRKGALFFQIKARLAGNPGPEVSFETILELSKGSHTVKKELS
- the tssF gene encoding type VI secretion system baseplate subunit TssF, which encodes MSVKKDITWVHYDQELRRFWKHAQEFSSRYKLEATALGLGVDRSTDPHVERMIEAFALLTARVRTKLDDDFPELIDGMLGVLYPHLLSPIPSMSIVQFDPIPGVSGLEKGLTIPANSMLATRDVPGLPCACQYRTSYPVTLWPVKLLEARLQSPPYPSTWKLAQHTATQESLRPKSVLRLAFQTTGTAVFDSLSLEQLRLYLWGDNVLTALLHELLLNHVMAVSFRDETLPQSRPVAFSAEESIKPVGFSLEEGILPYPAQSFQGYRLLTEFFVYREKFLFLDFGGWTRAKEQKAIQGNKIELLIYLDRSLPTALEREVTSLNFRLGATPVINLFEKKTEAIPLTFEKYDYPVIPDVHYPSAHEVISITDVRHVDPIQGNETNYAPFYSYRHNDRERHRAYWQARRRSTRDEPSTYSGTEVDLHFVNLDFDPQIPSDPTVVVTTLCCNRDLPSVLREAGEALAFEPMTALPVSITCLRPVTPTLRPLPGRGSYWRLISHLNLNHLSLSDSQLGKQVFLEYLTLYDFADPETNSQIAKINQQVIESVLDLRTRRSVELIRADGMVGFARGMEITIELDEERLVGLGSYLFASILDQFFALYASINSFTRLIHGTRQSGAVVKRWPIRSGTRELL
- the tssG gene encoding type VI secretion system baseplate subunit TssG; the encoded protein is MTLEQKLFEQPTSFDFFQTVFILEVLHRGQHSSRIEIEEQFRLKTFPSLVFPSSSVKFLRKKLHLVNKPHIYVNFLGLIGPQGALPLHYTLKVLAASKLVKEDGLSTSPLQEWLDLFNHRFLTLFYRAWEKYRFPVAYFHSNRLGIHQEKTAGKILSQTDDFTQALFSLIGLGVPGLRNRLRVESVDNTSSSTQLLAIVPDEALLHYAGNLAHRPRHASGLQALLSDYFNLRVKVQVLKGQWLQLDASSQSQMSEDGHCSLGEDVIAGERIWDFNSMFRISLGPLSYDRFVELLPDESHVKVRKTFYLLCQMTRFYVGPEFDFEVQLRLKGDEVPACELSNPGGSTLGARLGWNTWLPSTEMPEVVEDAVFQADDRTLLAASIVN
- a CDS encoding BBP7 family outer membrane beta-barrel protein, translated to MLRKSVFATLSCLGLTSATYAQQEVIPTTPVPSTTPSAASVHPTDWNPCEPICEKRGPWQQVWLSAGYARWWMSDAPFATPLATTGAGDFAGALGDPDTRILFGDQSLDFGDFNGLRIDAGIWLNQQHTWGLGFGFTGFNKRTFTTIFDSQTTGPALITRPIFDAQAFQQVGNIVSDPASGVSGSLLIENSARFGGFDVHVRNNFWNSETLTIDGTIGYRYFKISEKLYLTQNSAFNGGQTPNPLGIAQPNTNPDIPDEFVFVPVNSLLIRDSFETRNQINGLQLGTRAEARLGAFFVNAAGKVTLGVNQQRLNIQGSTSGIIDGNGTTLNATGGLLAVGGQSPPVDGNTTFVGNLGEQSYNQFIVMPELGVQFGVQVTSHARVYLGYEWLYINDVIRPGAQIDQTINPRYVPSNPAFGTLAGPNAPNLPRVRNDFVAQGISAGLEIQY